From a region of the Kaistia sp. 32K genome:
- a CDS encoding cytochrome c oxidase subunit 3 produces MSVILVFLLVVMAAIFWWLARQGLFSKPWLEVGVIGGMAAPDPTPSLVARIGLAVFLVVVGSLFALTVSAYLMRAGQGDWRSVRLPGILYANTFALLVSSLALETARTGARRGDLESVRTGVLAGGFTALVFLAGQLVAWRQLNAEGYYLASNPANAFFYLVTALHGVHVAGGLVALGRVTRKMLRGAGVAELRLGVDLCATYWHVLLLIWLVLLGLLTGRIGDFVAICRRLLT; encoded by the coding sequence GTGAGCGTCATCCTGGTCTTCCTGCTCGTCGTCATGGCCGCCATTTTCTGGTGGCTCGCGCGGCAGGGGCTGTTCTCGAAGCCCTGGCTCGAGGTCGGCGTCATCGGCGGCATGGCGGCGCCGGATCCGACGCCGTCGCTGGTGGCGCGGATCGGGCTGGCGGTGTTCCTCGTCGTGGTCGGCTCGCTGTTCGCACTCACCGTCAGCGCCTATCTGATGCGGGCCGGGCAGGGCGACTGGCGGTCGGTGCGGCTCCCCGGCATCCTCTATGCCAACACCTTCGCCCTCCTCGTCAGCAGCCTGGCGCTGGAGACGGCGCGGACGGGCGCGCGGCGCGGCGATCTCGAAAGCGTCCGCACCGGGGTGCTTGCCGGCGGCTTCACGGCGCTCGTCTTCCTCGCCGGCCAGTTGGTCGCCTGGCGGCAGCTGAACGCCGAGGGCTACTATCTCGCCAGCAATCCCGCCAATGCGTTCTTCTATCTGGTGACGGCGCTGCATGGCGTGCATGTGGCGGGCGGGCTGGTCGCGCTCGGGCGGGTCACGCGAAAGATGCTGCGTGGCGCCGGCGTGGCCGAGCTCCGCCTCGGCGTCGATCTCTGCGCCACCTACTGGCACGTGCTGCTGCTGATCTGGCTGGTCCTGCTCGGCCTGCTCACCGGCCGGATCGGCGACTTCGTCGCGATTTGCCGTCGATTGCTGACATAG
- the ctaD gene encoding cytochrome c oxidase subunit I, with the protein MVDLTHGGSGHGGDGHAAGHAGELELYHPTSWVTKYVFSQDAKVIAIQYALTATAIGLVALVLSWLMRIQLAYPGALPFIDADRYYQFITMHGMIMVVYLLTALFLGGFGNYLIPLMLGARDMMFPYLNMLSYWIYLLAVLVLAAGFFVPGGPTGAGWTLYPPQAILANTPGQQWGIIIMLASLMLFIIGFTMGGLNYVVTVLQGRTKGMTLMRMPLTVWGIFTATVMALLAFPALFVGSVMMMFDRLFGTSFFMPSIIAMGEPLNTAGGSPILFQHLFWFFGHPEVYIVALPAFGIVSDLISTHARKNIFGYRMMVWAIVIIGALSFVVWAHHMYVSGMNPGFGFFFATTTLIIAVPTALKVYNWVLTLWRGDIHFTVPMLFALGFIVTFVNGGLTGLFLGNVVVDVPLSDTMFVVAHFHMVMGVAPIMVIFGAIYHWYPKITGRMLNETMGRIHFWVTFLGAYAVFFPMHYIGLLGVPRRYFEMGDTAFVPPSVHTLNEFMTIAALVVGAAQILFLFNLAWSLRYGRPSGGNPWGATTLEWQTPETPPPHGNWGAERPVVYRWAYDYSVPGTAKDFLAQNDPGPGGPGHVVTEEPR; encoded by the coding sequence ATGGTGGATCTGACGCATGGCGGATCAGGGCATGGCGGCGACGGACATGCCGCCGGGCATGCCGGCGAGCTGGAGCTCTACCATCCGACCAGCTGGGTGACGAAATACGTCTTCTCGCAGGACGCCAAGGTCATCGCCATCCAGTATGCGCTGACGGCGACGGCGATCGGGCTGGTGGCGCTGGTGCTCTCCTGGCTGATGCGCATCCAGCTCGCCTATCCGGGCGCGCTGCCCTTCATCGACGCCGACCGCTACTACCAGTTCATCACCATGCACGGCATGATCATGGTGGTCTACCTGCTGACGGCGCTCTTCCTCGGCGGCTTCGGCAACTATCTGATCCCGCTGATGCTCGGCGCGCGGGACATGATGTTCCCGTATCTCAACATGCTCAGCTACTGGATCTACCTGCTCGCCGTTCTGGTGCTCGCGGCCGGGTTCTTCGTCCCCGGCGGGCCGACCGGCGCGGGATGGACGCTCTATCCGCCGCAGGCGATCCTCGCCAACACGCCCGGCCAGCAATGGGGCATCATCATCATGCTGGCGTCGCTGATGCTGTTCATCATCGGCTTCACCATGGGCGGCCTGAACTATGTCGTCACCGTGCTGCAGGGCCGGACGAAAGGCATGACGCTGATGCGCATGCCGCTCACCGTCTGGGGCATCTTCACGGCGACGGTGATGGCGCTGCTCGCGTTTCCGGCGCTGTTCGTCGGCTCCGTCATGATGATGTTCGACCGGCTGTTCGGCACCAGCTTCTTCATGCCGTCGATCATCGCCATGGGCGAGCCGCTCAACACCGCCGGCGGCAGCCCGATCCTGTTCCAGCACCTGTTCTGGTTCTTCGGCCATCCCGAGGTCTACATCGTCGCGCTGCCGGCCTTCGGCATCGTCTCCGACCTGATCAGCACGCATGCCCGCAAGAACATCTTCGGCTACCGGATGATGGTCTGGGCGATCGTCATCATCGGCGCGCTCTCCTTCGTCGTCTGGGCGCACCACATGTATGTGAGCGGCATGAATCCGGGCTTCGGCTTCTTCTTCGCCACGACGACGCTGATCATCGCGGTGCCGACGGCGCTCAAGGTCTACAACTGGGTTTTGACGCTCTGGCGCGGCGACATCCATTTCACCGTGCCGATGCTGTTCGCGCTCGGCTTCATCGTCACCTTCGTCAATGGCGGGCTGACCGGCCTTTTCCTCGGCAATGTCGTCGTCGACGTGCCGCTCTCCGACACCATGTTCGTGGTGGCGCATTTCCACATGGTCATGGGCGTCGCGCCGATCATGGTCATCTTCGGCGCGATCTATCACTGGTACCCGAAGATCACCGGCCGCATGCTCAACGAGACGATGGGGCGGATCCATTTCTGGGTGACCTTCCTCGGCGCCTATGCGGTGTTCTTCCCGATGCACTATATCGGCCTGCTCGGCGTGCCCCGGCGCTATTTCGAGATGGGCGATACGGCCTTCGTGCCGCCCTCGGTGCATACGCTGAACGAGTTCATGACCATCGCGGCGCTGGTCGTCGGCGCGGCGCAGATCCTGTTCCTGTTCAACCTCGCCTGGAGCCTCCGGTACGGGAGGCCCTCCGGCGGCAATCCCTGGGGCGCCACCACGCTCGAATGGCAGACGCCGGAAACGCCGCCGCCGCACGGCAATTGGGGCGCGGAACGGCCGGTCGTCTATCGCTGGGCCTATGACTACAGCGTGCCCGGCACGGCCAAGGATTTCCTCGCCCAGAACGATCCGGGTCCCGGCGGGCCGGGCCATGTGGTCACGGAGGAGCCAAGGTGA
- a CDS encoding cytochrome c oxidase subunit II, protein MLIAIVLALVVVGSVLFHLLSPWWFTPIASNWGYIDDTINLTFWITGAVFAAVLLFMAYCLWRFRHRPGHRAAYEPENKRLETWLAVVTSLGVAAMLAPGLVVWARFITVPAGASSVEVVGQQWQWAYRLPGKDGRLGVADTRAVTPENPVGIDPADPAGQDDVVVQGGEIHLPVGKPVALLLRSVDAVHNFFVPEFRAKMDMIPGSVTYYWITPTRTGTFEVLCAELCGVGHPYMRGTVVVDTEADYQTWLDQQQTFQQMTAPAKTSALDAPLDPRPGAASSSR, encoded by the coding sequence ATGCTGATCGCAATTGTCCTTGCCCTGGTGGTCGTCGGCTCGGTCCTGTTCCACCTCCTGAGCCCGTGGTGGTTCACGCCGATCGCCTCGAACTGGGGCTATATCGACGACACCATCAACCTGACCTTCTGGATCACCGGCGCCGTCTTCGCCGCCGTGCTGCTGTTCATGGCCTATTGCCTGTGGCGGTTCCGGCACCGGCCGGGCCACCGCGCGGCCTATGAGCCGGAGAACAAGCGGCTCGAGACCTGGCTCGCCGTGGTGACGAGCCTCGGCGTCGCCGCCATGCTGGCGCCGGGACTGGTGGTCTGGGCCCGCTTCATCACCGTGCCGGCCGGCGCGTCGAGCGTCGAGGTGGTCGGCCAGCAATGGCAATGGGCCTATCGCCTGCCCGGCAAGGACGGCCGCCTCGGCGTCGCCGATACGCGCGCCGTCACGCCGGAGAATCCGGTCGGAATCGACCCGGCCGATCCGGCCGGCCAGGACGACGTCGTCGTGCAGGGCGGCGAGATCCACCTGCCGGTCGGCAAGCCGGTGGCGCTGCTGCTGCGTTCGGTCGACGCGGTGCATAATTTCTTCGTGCCGGAGTTCCGGGCCAAGATGGACATGATCCCCGGCTCGGTCACCTATTACTGGATCACGCCGACCCGGACCGGCACCTTCGAGGTGCTGTGCGCCGAGCTCTGCGGCGTCGGCCACCCCTACATGCGCGGCACGGTCGTCGTCGATACCGAGGCCGACTACCAGACCTGGCTCGACCAGCAGCAGACCTTCCAGCAGATGACGGCGCCGGCGAAGACGAGCGCGCTCGATGCGCCGCTCGATCCGCGCCCCGGCGCCGCTTCGTCGTCGCGGTGA
- a CDS encoding cytochrome c family protein: MNSRGFVVMLALLAAPAAAHADGDATLGQKVFLKCRACHQIGENAKNAVGPELNGLFGRHSGSVEGYKYSDANKNSGIVWDETVFREYIHDPKAKVPGTKMTFVGLKDDKDIDNVIAYIKQFGPDGKKQ, from the coding sequence ATGAATTCACGGGGCTTTGTTGTGATGCTGGCCCTTCTCGCCGCGCCGGCAGCGGCCCATGCGGATGGCGACGCGACGCTCGGCCAGAAGGTTTTCCTGAAGTGCCGGGCCTGTCACCAGATCGGTGAGAACGCCAAGAACGCCGTCGGTCCGGAGCTGAACGGCCTGTTCGGCCGCCATTCGGGTTCGGTCGAGGGCTACAAATATTCCGACGCCAACAAGAACTCCGGCATCGTCTGGGACGAGACGGTGTTCCGCGAATACATCCACGATCCGAAGGCCAAGGTGCCGGGCACCAAGATGACCTTTGTCGGCCTGAAGGACGACAAGGACATCGACAACGTCATCGCCTACATCAAGCAGTTCGGTCCGGACGGCAAGAAGCAGTGA
- a CDS encoding NIPSNAP family protein — MIYELRVYTCLPGRMAALQKRFQDHTLRIWEKHGIRQAGFWTTLVGPASNDLTYMIAWESLADREARWNAFVADPEWVSARLDSEKDGLIVANIVSSFLQPTAFSSVR, encoded by the coding sequence ATGATCTACGAACTGCGCGTCTATACTTGCCTGCCCGGCCGCATGGCCGCCCTGCAGAAACGCTTCCAGGACCACACGCTGCGCATCTGGGAAAAACATGGCATCCGGCAGGCCGGATTCTGGACGACCCTGGTCGGGCCGGCCAGCAACGACCTCACCTACATGATCGCCTGGGAGAGCCTGGCCGATCGCGAGGCGCGCTGGAACGCCTTTGTCGCCGATCCGGAATGGGTCAGCGCCCGTCTCGACAGCGAGAAGGACGGGCTGATCGTCGCCAACATCGTCAGCTCGTTCCTGCAGCCGACCGCCTTCTCGTCGGTGCGCTGA
- a CDS encoding S9 family peptidase encodes MGLLFQNDFHDGFGSWALGYIPYGGADFGEVRAVALAVGDGDDGAFYAAWVAAGDRLADEAEVALARGHRASARALFLRAANFYAAAYHPLYGVPVDPRLIAAFRKQIAAFDKALALSEPEIRPLRIPFGDASMPAYLLPARGRADETRPLLILNNGYDATITDLYFASAVAATERGYHCLIFDGPGQGAMLYEQGIPLRPDWETVINTVVDFAVTWPIVDPARIALSGWSLGGYLAPRGASGEPRIAALIADPALPSMADPFRGLAIRFGASNEAAANLGELDQTVLERLEQFIDGDRRMRWSIKQRAFWVHGVDNLRDYLRQAEFYTMRGRLDRIRCPTLLTQAENDRLATAAPAFFDGLTCPKTLLRFTAAEGAGDHCEMMNRSLLNQRVLDWLDEVFPA; translated from the coding sequence ATGGGCTTGTTGTTCCAGAATGATTTTCATGACGGATTCGGCAGCTGGGCGCTCGGCTATATTCCCTATGGCGGCGCGGATTTCGGCGAGGTGCGGGCGGTCGCGCTCGCCGTCGGCGACGGCGATGACGGCGCCTTCTACGCGGCCTGGGTCGCGGCGGGCGACCGGCTCGCGGACGAGGCCGAGGTTGCGCTCGCCAGGGGCCACCGCGCCAGCGCCCGCGCCCTGTTCCTGCGGGCCGCCAACTTCTACGCCGCCGCCTATCATCCGCTCTACGGCGTCCCGGTCGATCCGCGCCTCATCGCCGCGTTCCGCAAGCAGATCGCCGCCTTCGACAAGGCACTCGCTCTGTCGGAGCCGGAGATCCGGCCGCTTCGCATCCCGTTCGGCGACGCCTCGATGCCGGCCTATCTGCTGCCGGCGCGCGGCCGGGCCGACGAAACCCGGCCGCTGCTGATCCTCAACAACGGCTATGACGCCACCATCACCGACCTCTATTTCGCCTCCGCCGTGGCGGCGACCGAGCGCGGCTATCATTGCCTGATCTTCGACGGCCCCGGCCAGGGCGCGATGCTCTACGAGCAGGGCATTCCGCTCCGCCCCGATTGGGAAACGGTGATCAACACCGTCGTCGATTTCGCCGTCACATGGCCGATCGTCGACCCCGCGCGCATCGCCCTTTCCGGCTGGAGCCTCGGCGGCTATCTGGCGCCGCGCGGCGCCTCGGGCGAGCCACGCATCGCGGCGCTGATCGCCGATCCGGCGCTGCCCAGCATGGCCGACCCGTTCCGCGGCCTGGCGATCCGGTTCGGCGCCAGCAACGAGGCCGCCGCCAATCTCGGCGAGCTGGACCAGACCGTGCTGGAGCGGCTTGAACAATTCATCGACGGCGATCGGCGGATGCGCTGGAGCATCAAGCAGCGCGCCTTCTGGGTGCATGGCGTCGACAATCTGCGCGACTACCTGCGCCAGGCGGAATTCTACACGATGCGCGGGCGGCTCGACCGGATCCGCTGCCCGACGCTCCTGACCCAGGCCGAGAACGACCGGCTCGCCACCGCCGCGCCCGCCTTCTTCGACGGGCTCACCTGCCCCAAGACCCTGCTCCGCTTCACCGCCGCCGAGGGGGCCGGCGATCATTGCGAGATGATGAACCGCTCGCTCCTGAACCAGCGCGTCCTCGACTGGCTCGACGAAGTGTTTCCCGCCTGA
- a CDS encoding linear amide C-N hydrolase — MIRFDERKLGRVWRNATRAAATVTVAASLLATQTALACTSFILRTTDDGAVYGRTMEFAMPMESSAMVIPRGFALSSTGPDNKPAMTWTSKYGAVGLNAMGITALIDGMNEKGLTGGILYFPGFAGYADPAKSDPAKSLAPWDVLTWALTSFATVAEVKAALAEIAIVEVVQSDMKIVPPVHYTLHDPSGASLVIEPMDGTLKVYDNPLGVMTNSPPFDWHRINLSNYLKISPFNAPPLTLEGVTIPQLGQGSGLLGIPGDPTPPSRFVRALGYVISAERQPSGIESVRLAEHVLNNFDIPRGWIREGSDKSAPLEYTQWSSIADLKNKTYYVKTYDDPVLRGIELASFDLDAKELVSAPLKPAMAAPALAFPKP, encoded by the coding sequence ATGATCCGGTTTGACGAGCGAAAACTTGGCCGCGTCTGGCGGAACGCGACGCGCGCCGCCGCCACGGTGACCGTGGCCGCGTCGCTGCTGGCGACGCAGACGGCGCTGGCCTGCACCAGCTTCATCCTCCGCACGACCGACGACGGCGCCGTCTACGGCCGGACGATGGAATTCGCCATGCCGATGGAATCGAGCGCGATGGTGATCCCGCGCGGCTTCGCGCTCAGCTCGACCGGCCCGGACAACAAGCCGGCCATGACCTGGACCAGCAAGTATGGCGCCGTGGGCCTCAACGCGATGGGCATCACCGCCCTGATCGACGGCATGAACGAGAAGGGCCTCACCGGCGGCATCCTCTATTTCCCCGGCTTCGCCGGCTATGCCGACCCGGCCAAATCCGATCCCGCCAAGTCGCTGGCGCCGTGGGACGTGCTGACCTGGGCGCTGACCAGCTTCGCCACCGTCGCCGAGGTCAAGGCGGCGCTTGCCGAGATCGCCATCGTCGAGGTGGTGCAGTCGGACATGAAGATCGTGCCGCCGGTGCACTACACGCTGCATGATCCGTCGGGGGCGTCGCTGGTGATCGAGCCGATGGACGGCACGCTCAAGGTCTACGACAATCCGCTCGGCGTCATGACCAACTCGCCGCCCTTCGACTGGCACCGGATCAACCTCAGCAACTATCTGAAGATCTCGCCCTTCAACGCGCCGCCGCTGACGCTTGAGGGCGTCACGATCCCGCAGCTCGGCCAGGGCTCGGGCCTGCTCGGCATTCCCGGCGATCCGACCCCGCCCTCCCGCTTCGTCCGGGCGCTTGGCTACGTCATCTCGGCCGAGCGGCAGCCGAGCGGCATCGAGAGCGTGCGCCTCGCCGAGCACGTGCTGAACAATTTCGACATTCCGCGCGGCTGGATCCGGGAGGGATCGGACAAGAGCGCGCCGCTGGAATACACCCAGTGGTCGTCGATCGCCGACCTCAAGAACAAGACCTACTACGTCAAGACCTATGACGACCCGGTCCTGCGCGGCATCGAGCTGGCGAGCTTCGACCTCGACGCCAAGGAGCTGGTGTCGGCGCCGCTGAAGCCCGCCATGGCGGCTCCGGCGCTGGCGTTCCCGAAGCCCTGA
- a CDS encoding amidohydrolase family protein, protein MSSFRIAAREIRIGDALEPCRNGAVLVEAGRIVAAGPDATVPRPEGAIAIDLGAATLLPGLIDAHMHTFGMPSTGLGALNTEREPYRALRAAGELRELLHAGFTSARCLGSSVGPDLRRAIDEGHIEGPRLVVAGQFISSTGGTWDAPPLPSSWARGHGAIADGADAIVQAVRERARSGADFIKLGLSKGGTRDRYHAWGDDPFGQVTTYSVEEVRAAVGEAHRNGMLVSAHAIGTAAVNLALDGGVDIIEHGYAIDDATRDRLVDAGKIVVTTISQLYFHRAAYDEFGYPQWERDVYERHWQAMRRDFELGLAAGIPFALGTDLIGRPTHPLASAAKEFELAVEWGMAPDAALRAGTIVAARALGLADETGSVVAGKSADLVAIAADTGDLAALASPVFVMKQGEIVRSAV, encoded by the coding sequence ATGTCGAGTTTCCGAATTGCCGCGCGCGAGATCCGGATCGGCGACGCACTCGAGCCCTGCCGTAACGGCGCAGTGCTGGTCGAGGCGGGGCGCATCGTGGCGGCCGGCCCGGACGCGACCGTGCCGAGGCCCGAGGGCGCGATCGCCATCGATCTCGGCGCCGCGACGCTGCTGCCGGGGCTGATCGACGCGCATATGCACACCTTCGGCATGCCGAGCACCGGCCTCGGCGCGCTGAATACCGAGCGCGAGCCCTATCGCGCGCTCAGGGCCGCGGGCGAACTGCGCGAGCTGCTGCATGCCGGCTTCACCTCGGCGCGCTGCCTCGGCTCCTCGGTCGGGCCGGATCTCCGCCGCGCGATCGACGAGGGGCATATCGAGGGGCCCCGGCTGGTCGTCGCCGGACAGTTCATCTCGTCGACCGGCGGCACCTGGGACGCGCCGCCGCTGCCGTCGTCCTGGGCGCGGGGGCACGGGGCGATCGCCGACGGCGCCGACGCCATCGTGCAGGCGGTGCGCGAGCGGGCACGTTCGGGCGCCGATTTCATCAAGCTCGGCCTGTCGAAGGGCGGCACGCGAGATCGTTATCACGCCTGGGGCGACGATCCCTTCGGCCAGGTCACCACCTACAGCGTCGAGGAAGTCCGCGCGGCGGTCGGCGAGGCGCACCGGAACGGCATGCTGGTGAGCGCCCATGCGATCGGCACGGCGGCGGTCAACCTCGCCCTCGACGGCGGCGTCGACATCATCGAGCACGGCTATGCGATCGACGATGCGACGCGGGACCGGCTGGTCGACGCCGGCAAGATCGTCGTGACGACGATTTCGCAGCTCTATTTCCATCGCGCCGCCTATGACGAATTCGGCTATCCGCAATGGGAGCGCGACGTCTATGAGCGTCACTGGCAGGCGATGCGCCGCGATTTCGAGCTGGGCCTTGCCGCCGGCATCCCTTTCGCGCTCGGCACCGACCTGATCGGCAGGCCGACCCACCCGCTCGCTTCAGCGGCGAAGGAGTTCGAGCTCGCGGTCGAATGGGGTATGGCGCCGGACGCCGCGCTGCGGGCCGGCACGATCGTGGCGGCGCGGGCGCTCGGCCTCGCGGACGAGACCGGCAGCGTCGTCGCCGGCAAGTCGGCGGATCTGGTGGCGATCGCGGCGGACACCGGCGATCTCGCGGCGCTTGCGAGCCCCGTCTTCGTCATGAAGCAGGGAGAGATCGTGCGAAGCGCGGTTTAG
- a CDS encoding ROK family protein: MVKARSQHRLRSAVLAALEEAPRSRAEIARLLAVSRSTASSAIAELIEEGVVETVDDHVPTSRKAAGRPGELVALKARHAYLIGIDFGRLSFKAAVSDLNYRLIDELDCAFDVDISAEAALALAVEHVEQLIARNNIDRRRIEAVGIGVPGPVETATGMLHPGSILASWVGADIPRRLSQKLDLPVYMDNDANLGALAESRLGGAVGSKMMLYVLLSVGVGLGIAIEGEIFRGAYGMAGQLAHVVTDENGPLCHCGSRGCLEAQISVNALTRSLEPTHRDIAPVEMLRLAAEGSPGPARVVADAGSMVGRALGALCNYFNPDVILVGGELTRAGPVLLNAMKEAMRRTAISRAVEHVEIRPGALGDRAELFGTLLFAHERARAELRARPTLTANSGAIEGAAS; the protein is encoded by the coding sequence ATGGTCAAGGCTCGTTCACAGCATCGGCTGCGCAGCGCGGTTCTGGCGGCGCTCGAGGAGGCGCCACGGTCGCGCGCCGAAATCGCGCGCCTGCTCGCCGTCTCGCGCTCGACCGCCTCCAGCGCGATCGCCGAACTGATCGAGGAAGGCGTCGTCGAAACCGTCGATGACCACGTCCCGACCTCGCGGAAAGCGGCCGGACGCCCCGGCGAGCTGGTCGCGCTCAAGGCGCGGCACGCCTATCTGATCGGCATCGATTTCGGGCGCTTGAGCTTCAAGGCGGCGGTCTCCGACCTGAACTATCGCCTGATCGACGAGCTCGACTGCGCCTTCGACGTCGACATCTCGGCCGAAGCGGCGCTGGCGCTCGCGGTCGAGCATGTCGAGCAGCTGATCGCCCGCAACAACATCGACCGGCGGCGGATCGAGGCGGTCGGCATCGGCGTTCCCGGCCCGGTCGAGACCGCCACCGGCATGCTGCATCCGGGCTCGATCCTCGCGAGCTGGGTCGGCGCCGACATACCGCGCCGGCTGTCGCAGAAGCTCGATCTGCCCGTCTACATGGACAACGACGCCAATCTCGGCGCGCTGGCGGAAAGCCGCCTCGGCGGCGCCGTCGGCTCGAAGATGATGCTCTATGTGCTGCTTTCGGTCGGCGTCGGCCTCGGCATCGCCATCGAGGGCGAGATTTTCCGCGGCGCCTACGGCATGGCGGGACAGCTCGCCCATGTCGTCACCGACGAGAACGGCCCGCTCTGCCATTGCGGTAGCCGCGGCTGCCTCGAAGCGCAGATCTCGGTCAACGCGCTCACCCGCTCGCTGGAACCGACGCACCGCGACATCGCGCCGGTCGAGATGCTGCGCCTCGCCGCCGAGGGAAGCCCCGGCCCGGCGCGCGTCGTCGCCGATGCCGGGTCGATGGTCGGCCGCGCGCTCGGCGCGCTCTGCAACTACTTCAATCCCGACGTCATCCTGGTCGGCGGCGAGCTGACCCGCGCCGGCCCCGTCCTTCTCAACGCGATGAAGGAAGCGATGCGGCGGACCGCCATCTCACGCGCCGTCGAGCATGTCGAGATCCGCCCCGGCGCGCTCGGCGACCGCGCGGAATTGTTCGGCACGCTGCTGTTTGCCCATGAACGGGCCCGGGCGGAACTGCGCGCCCGCCCCACCCTCACCGCGAATTCCGGCGCGATCGAAGGAGCCGCCTCATGA
- a CDS encoding ABC transporter permease codes for MTSTDAGRRRLALPAGVSWSNYALLAIFVGLVVVFCLTVPHFATWANFANVLQRNSIIGIVACGMLLMIILGGFDLSVGAVGAASSVVAAALIVHVSMPFGIVAALLLGLVVGLVNGFFIAKIGINPFVTTLATQVLVTGIMFVGTAAQPVYGVPESFTWLGLGRIGPVPVPTLIFAAIAILTWAILRFTTFGHHIYIVGGNKLAARLAGINVDRVTILTYGLGGLFAGVAGVVLLGQTNIGQPASAGDWPLTAIAAVVVGGVPLSGGVGKVGGAVLGTLLLGVIANALNLLGVSPFWQPAVTGAVILVAVGIDSYQRRRLERR; via the coding sequence ATGACTTCCACCGACGCCGGTCGCCGCCGGCTCGCCCTGCCGGCCGGCGTCTCCTGGTCGAACTACGCCCTGCTCGCCATCTTCGTCGGGCTGGTCGTCGTCTTCTGCCTGACCGTGCCGCATTTCGCCACCTGGGCGAATTTCGCCAACGTTCTGCAGCGCAACTCGATCATCGGCATCGTCGCCTGCGGCATGCTGCTGATGATCATCCTCGGCGGCTTCGACCTTTCGGTCGGCGCTGTCGGCGCGGCCTCCTCGGTCGTCGCGGCGGCGTTGATCGTGCATGTCTCGATGCCGTTCGGCATCGTCGCGGCGCTGCTGCTCGGCCTCGTCGTCGGCCTCGTCAACGGCTTCTTCATTGCCAAGATCGGCATCAACCCGTTCGTCACCACGCTGGCGACGCAGGTGCTGGTGACCGGCATCATGTTCGTCGGCACGGCGGCGCAGCCGGTCTATGGCGTGCCGGAATCCTTCACCTGGCTCGGCCTCGGCCGCATCGGCCCGGTGCCGGTGCCGACCCTGATCTTCGCCGCAATCGCCATCCTGACCTGGGCGATCCTGCGCTTCACCACCTTCGGCCATCACATCTACATCGTCGGCGGCAACAAGCTCGCCGCCCGCCTCGCCGGCATCAATGTCGACCGCGTGACCATCCTGACCTACGGCCTCGGCGGCCTGTTCGCCGGCGTCGCCGGCGTCGTGCTGCTCGGCCAGACCAATATCGGCCAGCCGGCCAGCGCCGGCGACTGGCCGCTCACCGCGATCGCCGCCGTCGTCGTCGGCGGCGTGCCGCTCAGCGGCGGCGTCGGCAAGGTCGGCGGCGCCGTGCTCGGTACGCTGCTGCTCGGCGTCATCGCCAACGCCCTCAATTTGCTCGGCGTATCGCCCTTCTGGCAGCCCGCCGTCACCGGCGCGGTCATCCTGGTCGCCGTGGGCATCGACAGCTACCAGCGCCGGCGGCTCGAGCGGCGCTGA